The Planctomycetaceae bacterium genome contains the following window.
CGAACTGACCATCGGTCCGACGGAAATGTCGTGGCAGAACAAGCCGGCCGATGAGGTCAAGGAACACGGCACCGCCGGTCTGAAACGCCATTACGTCGGCATGTGGGGCATGGGCGACGAATCGATCCGCGACCTGGAACGGCTGCTTGAAGAGAACGAAATTCAGTACACCGGAGCCGTCACGCCGTCCCCGTGGACGGAAGCTCTGCCGATGCTGATGATGATTGTGCTGATGATTGTGCTGTTCTTCTTTCTGATGCGACGGCTGGGAGGCACAGGTTCCGCGATGTCGTTCGGGCGCAGCCGCGGACGGCTTTACGCTCAGGAAGACGTCAACGTCACGTTCGAGGACGTTGCCGGAATCGACGAAGCTGTTGAAGAACTGAAGGAAGTTGTTGAGTTCCTGAAGACGCCGCAGAAGTACCAGGCGCTGGGCGGTCGCATTCCGCGAGGAGTCCTGCTGGTGGGGCCTCCCGGAACCGGCAAAACGATGCTGGCCAAAGCCGTCGCCGGAGAAGCGGGAGTCCCGTTCTTCGGTCTGTCCGGATCGGACTTCGTGGAAATGTACGTCGGCGTCGGAGCCGCTCGCGTGCGCGACATGTTCCAGCAGGCTCTGCAGCGTTCACCGTCGATCATTTTCATCGACGAACTTGACGCCCTGGGCAAGGTTCGCGGCAGCGGAGCCCCCGGCGGACACGATGAGCGCGAACAGACTCTGAACGCGCTGCTGGTGGAAATGGACGGATTCGGCACCGATCAGAGTGTGATCGTGATGGGAGCTACCAACCGGCCCGAAACGCTGGACCCGGCTCTGATGCGGCCCGGACGATTCGACCGGCATGTGCTTGTGGATCGGCCGGACATCAAAGGCCGCGAAGCGATCCTGAAAGTCCATTCGCAGCGCATCAAGATGTCCGACGATGTCGATATGGCACGACTGGCAAAACTGACGCCGGGGTTTGTCGGAGCCGATCTGGCCAATCTCGTCAATGAAGCCGCGCTGCTGTCGGCTCGCCGCGGCGATAAACGCGTCACGATGAAGGCGTTCGAAGACGGCATCGAGCGAGTCATGGCGGGGCTGGAAAAGACGTCTCGCATTATCATCGACGAAGTCAAGAAGCGAGTCGCCTGCCACGAATCCGGCCATGCTCTGGTGGCGGCCAGCCTGCCCAATACCGATCCCGTCCACAAGATTTCCATCATCCCGCGCGGTATGGGCGCGCTGGGTTACATGCTGCAACTGCCCGAAGACGAACGTGACCTGCTGACTCAGTCGGAATTGAACTGTCGCATCGCCGTGCTGCTGGGCGGCATCGCGGCCGAGCAGATCGTTTACAGCGAAACGTCAACCGGCGCACAGAACGACCTGCAGCGAGCCACCGATATGGCTCGACGGATGGTCACGGAATTCGGCATGAGCCCGCGGATGGGCCGCATGTTCTACAGCGAATCGCAGCGGTCGCCGTTCCTGACCGGTTCCGGCACGCTGGTCCGGGAATCCGTTCACAGCGAAGAAACGCTGCGGGAAATCGACCTGGAAGTCAAACGTCTGGTCGATGAAGCCTACCGCACCGCCTACGAAACGCTGACGTCTCAGCGCGCAACGCTGGATGATCTCAGCAGCGTGCTGTTCGAACGCGAAACGATGACCGCCGAGCAAATGCATAAGATCATCGACGCGCATCATGTCGGGCCGAAGATCGTTCCTGGAACGTCCGCCGCATTGCTGGATTCTCCTGACGAGCCGCGGGACTCCGGCACGACCGAGTCTGATGAATTCGCCGCGTCGCCAGGCAGAGACATCGCCGACGGAACGAGCGCTTCGTAGCGAGACCGTTTGCGGCGCATGTAACAAGTCTTCGAAGTCGGCTTTTCGACTGCAGAGCCGCGTGTGCCGGAGAACGCTCGATTTGGCAGCGGCGCGGCAGGACACTCGCCATCCAGTTTGCCGCGCGCATGCGAACAGTCAATACCCGGATGACCAGGCACGTTCCCTCAGTTTCTGACGTAGAGTAACTGACGCGGCATTGCGTCGGACCACGCGAGCGGCCATTTGGATAGACTCCTGAAGAATCAATCGCTCGTTGCAGGGACGCTTGACGGTAAGGCGGAATGAGACCGGTGCGAAGCGTGAGTTGCCGAAAAGACTTTTCCGCCGTCAAGCTTCGACCCGTACTCATCGCCTGCGTTGATTTGTGATCACCGGGAAATTCGAATATGACGATCAGAGCGAACGTGAGAATCCTGACGACCTGCGCGGCGTTTGCATTAAGCGTTTGCGGCGCCGTGCCGGTCGGGGCGAGCGCTTCCGACGGCATTCCGTCGCGCGCTGCATCGGACGGCGATCTTTCGTTTGCGTCGGAACTGTGGAAGTCGGAATTTCTGGGTTCTTCCGATGTTGCCGACGGTTCCGCCGTGCTCGTTCAAGATGCAGCGACCGCGGTTGAGTCTCAGAACCCGGACCAGAACCCCATCGGACCTCACGCACAGCAACTCTTGATTTCGGCGGCTCTGGAGTCAATCAGTGAATCCGCTTCCGCGGTCGACGCAGCGGCGGAAGAAGCCGGCGAGCCTTCCGATCGCGGCTCTGCTCCGCTCAGCGCCTGGCAGATTGCCACGGCAAAAGCGGAGGGTACTCCTCGTCTGACGACCGAGAACGCAGGCGGTCCCACTCTGACTGTGTATCTGGTCGGGCTGGTTGCCGTGATCGTTCTTGGCGGCACGCTGTTGTCAGGCCGCGAATAGCGCGTCGTCAGCGTGGGATTGGTGGATTGTGCGAGAGCCTGTCGGATGTCGGCATTTCTCAAGCCAACCTGACGATCCGCCAGCGATGTCCTGGAGCGCAATCATCCGGCATCGCTTTGGATTTCGCGGAACTGTCGAATTCGGAGCCGTCGTTTGATCCATCTGAAATCGCCAACCGTGTGAAACCCAAAGCGGCGACCAGCGGCCGCACTCCAAAGTGCGTCGGTCGCAGGTTTGAATTCGTCAAGTGCTGCCCGGTGGCAGGTGGGCATGCGTCCCGCAAACTTTCGCGAATCGGCACGGGGAACCTACACCGGACGAGTTCTGTCGTCCGTTCGCTCGCCGCGTTCTGCTGCGATACAGTGTCCCCGTGGCAGGTTTTTTGTTGCGATTCGGAAGAATTCGGCGATAAACTCCGTAACTACACGGATTTTCACCGGAAGAACTCGTTTCCGAACTCCGACAGGCTGGATGACCGGCCGCGCGGAACCCATTAGCCAGACCCTTCAACAGGAGTTCACCCATGCGACTGCAACGGCGTCGTGAATTTGCAATCTTCGGTGTCCTGGCAGCATTGCTGCTGGCCACCGCGACGGTTCAGGCCGAATCTCGTCGTGAGCGGAACCGGTCTTCGCGCAACACCATTGTGCGGAATCCCCGCTTCGACCCCGCGGCAGAACGCGTGGGACTGTTTGACGGAATGAAATCCGGACAGTTCACGACCAAAGTCATCGCCCGGGATTCTCACGAAGGTCTGGTGCGTGTCACCAACACGACCGACGAGACTCTGAACGTGGAACTGCCGCAATCGTTTGTCGCGGTGCAGGTCGTGAAGCAGCTTGGCGGTGGATTTGGTGGTGGCGGTCTTGGCGGCGGTGGTCTTGGTGGCGGTGGACTCGGCGGTGGCGGGGGACTCGGCGGCCAGGGCGGTCAGCAGCAGGCAACCGGCGGCGGATTCGGTGGTCAGGGCGGTGGTGGTCTTGGCGGTGGTGGACTCGGCGGCGGCGGCTTCGGGCAGGGCGGCTTCGGCGGCCAGGGCGGCGGCGGCAACCTTCTTTCGATTCCGCCTGAAAAGACTCTTGAAGTTCCCTTCGTTTCCGCTTGTCTGGAACACGGCAAGAAGGAACCCCATCCGGGCGTCGAATACACGATCATTCCGGTTGCGGAATACACTGACAATCCGCTGCTCGCGGAACTCATCAGCCTGGTTGGTACCGGGCAGTTGAATCCCCACATCGCTCAGGCAGCCATCTGGAATACGTCTGACAACATGAGCTGGCAGGAACTGGGTTCGAAGGTTGTCTACGGCCTTCGCGGCGAAGTCGCACCGTACTTCTCGGCTGCCGAACTGCAGCAGGCTCAGGTTCTGTCCGCAACGGCTCTGGGCCGCGTGCGTGAACGAGCAATCGCCGCAAAGGAAAACGGTGAATCTCCGGAACCCGCCACGGAAGCGGTAACGACCTCAACGCGAGTTCGCTAGAGACCAGAATACTTCAATCCGCCGCGGCACGATTCCGGTGACGCGGCAACGGAAGATACGCATCGCCCGAAGTACCTGCGTGGGACTTCGGGCGATGTTCGTTTCCGGTCACGATAAATTCACGATCAGCATTCCCAGGATCCCGGCGAATCCCGCGTAGTAGACGAATACCGGAAACGTGCGGCGAATAATCTGCCCTTCGCGGCCGACAAGTCCCACAACAGCGGAGGCAGCCACGACATTGTGAACGCAGATGATGTTCCCGGCCGCTCCGCCGACCGCCTGCAGCGCCACAATCCAGAACGGATCCACGGAGATCTTCTGGCCAACGCCGAACTGAAAGCTGGACAGCATCATGTTGCTGACCGTATTGCTTCCGGCGATGAAGGCTCCCATGCCGCCGGCAAACGACGAAAACAGCGGCCACATCCCTCCCGCTAATGATGCAACTTCGTTTGCCAGAACCAGCGGCATTTTCGGAAGGGCTCCTTCTGCGCCGCTGCCGGAGTTCAGAAAGATCTGGACCATGGGCACCGTGAAAATCAGCGCGACGGACGCCTTTGCCGTCGTTCGCAGCGACTGAATGACTGCGTCTTTCATTTGCCGGTGATCCATGCCGTGCAGAAAAAAGGTCGCCGCGACAACCAGCAGAAAGACGGTTCCCGGCAGAGCCAGCGGTTTCAGGCTAAGCGTCGCGTCTGTCCCCCACAGGTTCTTGATTTCCAGCGTGACTGCGGGATCGTTGTTTACCCAGTGATTGATCGGAAGCTGCGGCAGCCGAAACGCAACCAGCAGCACCGCCAGCAACAAATACGGAGCCCACGCCATGGGCAGGCCCATCCGGCGCTGAGGCTTCGACGCAGATGCCATGTGCATCTCCGGCGACGACCATTCTGCCGGCCAGGCGGTTTCGTCCGGAAACTGCCAGGGATCGCCTGTTGGCACGAGCCAGCCCCTGCGAGCCGCGCTGGCCACGATTGTCAGCCCGATCAGGCCACCGAACAATGAGGGAAACTCGGGACCCAGCAGAATCGCCGTGGTCACGGACGGAATCGTCATCGCAAAAGCGGCAAACAGAGCGAACTTCCAGCACCGCAGGCCGGTTCGAAAGGATCGTTCCGCGCCGTAAAACCGAGTCAGCACGCTGACCAGAATCAGGGGAATCAGCGTCCCGATGATCGCATGCAGCACAGCGACTCGAATGGCGATCCGCTGCAGCAGGACGGCTGCCGTCTGTGAATCATCGGACAGCAGTCCCGCCGCCAGCGCTGCCTGTTGAATGACGGAATCGTCACCGAACCCTTCGCGGATATTCAGGCCGGTCGCCATTCCCAGCAGAATCGGTGTTCCCAGAGCTCCGAAGGAAACGGGAGTGCTTTGGATGATGACGCCGCTGACAACCGCCGCCAGCGGTGGAAATCCCAGCGCCACCATCAGCGGGACGGCCACCGCCGCCGGAGTTCCAAACCCGGCGGCTCCTTCGATGAATGAACCGAACAGCCACGCGACGATGATTGCCTGCACTCGACGGTCCGGTGAAATCTGATGAAAGCCGGCTCGAATCGTGTCGATGGCGCCGCTTTGCTGCAGCGTATTCAGCAGCAGGATCGCGCCGAAGATGATGTACAGCAGGTCGACGGCAATCTGTCCGCCTTTCACGCCAAATGCCAGGACCTGCAGTCCCGGCACTTGCCAGACAGTCAGAGCCAGCACCACAGCCGTCAGCAGAGACAGCGGCATGACTCGGCTGGCGGGCCACTTCAGTCCCACCAGAAACACGGCTACCACCAGGATCGGCAGAGCGGCCAGAACTGCATACAACATCGGTGTCTTTCGCCTGTGAAAGGGAATCGCCGGTCGTGATCAATGTTCCAGGCAACATCACACTGAATTGTGATCCGGGTGTCGAACGTTCCCGGCAGGGAATTCGTCGAAACCGGTCCGTATGATGCGACGCTGTATTCGTTTTGCCGCGATCGAACGGAAATCCCCCGACTCAGCCGTGACTGACACAGTTGGCGACAGATTCCCGCCGCGAAACGGTGTCTCGACAGGTGAGTTTGCCTCCGCTGCCATGAAGATACCCGACTGCTACGCCATCGTTCCCGCTGCCGGATTCAGTCGACGAATGGCGGGCCGGCACAAGCTGCTGCTGCCGTGGGATGATTGCCTGGTGATCGATCATGTCCTGCGTGCCTGGACGAACAGCCGTGTGCGACGGGTCGTCGTTGTCGTGCGGCGCGACGACAGCGAACTGCGCGACGCGTGCGGCCGCTGGCCGGTCGACGTCGTGCAGCCCCCCTTCGATCCTCCGGACATGAAGGCGTCGGTTCGCCACGCCATCGGGCACATTTTGGCTGCGTATCAGCCTCAACCCGCGGATCGCTGGCTGATGGCTCCTGCGGATATCCCGACGCTGTCGACAGACGTCATCGATCACGTCATCGCCGCTTCCGGCGCGACCGATGCGGTCGTCATTCCGCGATTCGGTCATCGCAGCGGACATCCCGCGTCGTTTCCATGGAAGCTGGCGTCCGCTGTGGACACGATCCCGGACGACCAGGGCATCAAGTGGCTGGCGGACAATCACGCGGCGGAATGGCTTGATCTTCCCGCAGCGGAACGGCCGGAAGATATCGATACGCCGGACGACTATGCTCGATTGAAACGCAATCGCGGCAAAAGAATGGACGACATTCCGGATACGCCGTAAAATGCGGCTCACCGGAAATCGTTCCGGCCGGAAAACGGTTTTTCATGGCCTTCACCCGCCCGCTGTTCAGGGAGACTACCGACATGATTCGCACTTCATTCTTCGCAACACTGACCGCGATGCTGCTGGCTTCATCCGCGTTTGCGGCCAGTCCGCTGAAAGGCACGTACGTGGAAGCTCGCACGTGTCAGGTCTATACCGGTCCGTGTTTCGCCAATGGCGAAGTCGGCTCCACCGGCAAAGACGCGATCATGACATGGAATGTCACCGAAGGAGAATTCGAAGGCGTTGATCTGACCGGAATGTCCGTGGCTGTCATCGTCAAGACGTCGGAAACTCTTGGATTCAAGGGGTTCAAAAATGCGAAGACCATTCGAGCCGTGCTGATCGTTGATGAAACGGCAAGCACCGAACAGGCTGCGGCACTGACGGCTTTCGCGAAGAAGCAGACCAGTCTGAATGACGAACAGATTGAAGAAAGCCAGTCGGCCGGCTTCGAATCGGAGTTTGATCGCGGGACGCTGAACGCAACGGTGACCGTCGGTGAGTTTGCTCATCTGAAGGCTCGCAAAGCTCGCCCCGGCGACTGCATTTGTTCCAACGAGTCCGCCTACTATCCGCCGCTGACAAAGCTGGAAGGCTTCGTACCGGGAGTCACCATTGATGGCGACGTCACCGCGCGCAAGCTCGGAACTCGCTGGTCGATTCCTGATACACGTACTGCGTATCTGGGCACGTTCCGAGTCAACCCGGAAGAAGCACAGGTCGCACAGAAATAAGCCTCGTCGATTGTGTATTGATGTGTGCCACTGGCTGTGCCACTGGCTGTGCCGGTGTGTTCAAGGTTGCAGAGCACTGGCACGGCCAGTGGCACACGACCCATTGAGTTTTGCCCGACGCAGCAATAGACGAAGCGCTGAAATTCACCGGTTGCGGGAATGCCGGGCAACATCGTAGAAACGTTGAGGCTCCCGCTGAGCCGCTGCCACGAAGAGGCTTCTTCGAAACGGCGGTTCGGCGGGAGCCTCGTTGTCCCGGCGCCGTCCGTAATCCTTCGACCTGAACGATCCGATCATTCGCTGCGCTGGCGCGCCGTCAGCGGGCTTTTTACCCCACGCCGTTTCAAAACACTTCAGGCCATTCCATGTTGATTCCGCGATCTGTACTTCCCGCCCTCTTGTTCCTCACGACAATTCCGTTCGCTGCTGCACAGGACCACACCGTTGAAATCATCGACGAAGCTCCAAAGGCGGACAGCCTGAGTGCTGAACTGGCCGCTCAGTTCGGTGACAGGGGTTACCGCGTCAAACGCGGCACCCGGACGGTGTGCGAAATCTGGCTGAAGAAGGAGTGGGACGTTCAGCCGGACTTCAAGGCCAGCCCCACGATGCTGTACCCGTTTACTCCGGGACAGTTGATGGGCGTGGTTCACTTTTCGCGACGAGGCAGCGACTTCCGCGACCAGACGATTTCCAGCGGCTGGTACACGCTGCGTTTCTTCCTGCAACCGGTTGACGGAAATCACATCGGAACGTCGCCGACTCGCGATTTTCTGCTGCTGCTGTCCGCTGAAAAAGACGCGTCGGGAAAGGACTGGACTCCGGACGACCTGCAGGCCGTGAGTGCCGAAGCGGCCGGCTCGGCCCATCCGGCGATGTTTTGTCTGCAGCCTGCGCAGGAAGGCGATGTTCCGTCGATGCGACACAACGAAGCGTCGGACTGGTGGATTCTGCACCTGACCGGCACCGGTGTCGCAGCGGAAGAACGGAAGCCGGATGTGCCCCTCGATATCGTGGTCGCCGGCCATGCTCCGGAATAGCAATTCACGTCGGTCGAGCTGTGATTCGATTCACCCTCCCGCTCCAGCGGGAGCGGGAGGGTCGATGTCGAAACGCCGTTCAGGCGTTTCGACGAGGGGAGGGCCGTCTGCGCCACTCGCCCTCCCATCGAGGCGAGAGGTTAGACTCTCTGTCGGCGGACGTCTTCGTTTCTCTGTTCTGCTCTGCGGCTGCCTCACCGCGGCATGCTTCGGAACGACACTCACCCAAGCCCGGCAGGACGAGACGTCGCCGGCATCCGGTGAATCAGCCGAAGCCGACGCGGCGGCTCGGCCAGCCCCCGAGTACCGCTCGGAACTGATTCGCGGCAAAGTGGTCTGGCTGGCTGACGCGCTAAAAGATGACTTCGGAATCTCGACCGTTCCGGAAGCCGCCGAACGCGGCCTTGCAATCCGCACAACAGCCGGTGAGCTGATTCCGATCGTCGAAGACGCACGCGGCCGAGCGTTCCGCAAGGACAAACGACTCCGCGACATGGAAGTCGAACTGCTGGTGCGGCGTTATGAGCGGCAGCCGTTCGTTCAGATCATCCGAGTCTACGAACTGTCCGATGAAGAGCATTTCGAAGTCGACTACTGGTGCGACGTGTGCGCGATCGTGATGTTCGAGCCCGGCCCCTGTAGCTGTTGCCAGGACGACAACCGTATTCGCAAACGGCTTGTCGAAGACTTCGATCCGCAGGCCCTTCAGAAGTAGCGCTTCACGTGCTCCGAAACAAAGTGAGGCGCCGCGATGGCAGGGGATGTCTGGTCTGACGCGGCGGGCGAATCGTCCCGACGCACAATGCTCGCTCCCAGTGCATTCAGCTTCACATCCAGTTGCTGGTAGCCTCGGTCCAGGTGGTAGATGCGGCGGATTTGCGACGTTCCCTCTGCGGCCAGGGCTGCCAGAACCAGAGCCGCGCTGGCTCGCAGGTCGGACGCCATGACGGACGCGGCCGACAGACGCGGGACTCCGGAAATCACCGCGGAAGAACTTTCGCGTTGAATCTGTGCTCCCATGCGGATCAGTTCGGAAGCGTGCATGAAACGGTCAGTGAAGATGCGATCGGTCACGCAGCTGCGGCCGGGAACCGTACTCAGCAGCGCCATCAGTTGTGCCTGCACGTCGGTCGGAATCCCCGGATACGGTTCGGCGACCACATCCACCGGCGACAAGGCGTCGTTCGCCGAAACACGAAGTTGCGACGCGCTGGCTGCAACGTCGACACCCGCGGATTTCAGCCAGTCCAGCACGCTGGTCATGTGCGAAACGGGAGCGCTTTCGATCGTGACATCCCCGCGAGTGATGGCGGCGGCGACGGCCAGCGTGGCCGCTTCAATCCGGTCCGGAATAATCGAGTGACTCGTCGCGTGCAGCGATTCCACGCCGCGAACTTCAATCGTCTCCGTCCCGGCGCCGCGAATGTCAGCTCCGGCGCGATTCAGGAAATCGGCCAGGTCGGTGACTTCCGGCTCCCTCGCGGCTGATCGAATCACTGTGTGTCCGGACGCCGTCGCCGCGGCGGTCATGACGTTGCAGGTTCCGGTGACTGTACTTCCGAACGGTCCGCACAGATCGATGTCCGTGCCGCGCAGGTGATCAGCTTCCGCGATGACGTAGCCGCGCTCCAGGCGAATGTCGGCACCCAGAGCCGCGAGTCCCTTCAGATGCAGATCGATGGGACGATGGCCGATGTTGCAGCCTCCCGGAAGCGACACGCAGGCGGTTCCAAACCGGGACAGCAGCGGACCCAGAACGCAAACGCCGGCTCTCATGCGGCGCACCAGATCATACTTGGCCAGCGTTCCGTGAGCGGGCGACGCATCGATCGTCAGGGTACCGTCGCCGGACGAGGCGACGGTTGTGCCGAGGCTTTTCAGCAGCCGGGACATTGTGTCGATGTCGACCAGCCGCGGAACGTTGTCGAGCACAACTTCGCCGCGAATCGCGACGCACGCCGCCATGATGGGCAGTGCAGCGTTCTTCGCGCCCTCGACGCCAATTCGCCCCGACAGCCGCGTTCTTCCGTGAACAACGAACATTTCCATGAAAGCAAGTCTCGTGATTGTGCCGCGGAATGTCTGATTTGAAATTTGAGATCTGAAATCTGAAATCTCACCTGCTTCCTTCATTCCCGTCTGGCTTCGACAATCCGGTCGGCGTGGTTCAGATCCTGGTGAATTCGGACACGGCCGAAGCCGCAATCGTCCAGCATCGCCGCGACGGCGGAGCACTGTGACGGGTCGACTTCCAGAGCAATCCAGCCTCCCGGCTTCAGCACCGAAGGCGCTGTCGCGATTAGCGGGCGAACGACGTCCAGCCCGTCAGCTCCGGCGGCCAGAGCGACTGCAGGTTCGTGTTCCGAGACCTCCGGCTGCAATCCGGCAAGTTCGTCATCCGGAATGTACGGTGGATTGCTGACGATTCCGTCGAACCCGGCTTCTCCGCCGTCGGCAGTGATTGGCGCGAACAGACTGCCGCTCAGCAGTCGGACGCGGTCCATCACCTGATGATGTTGGACGTTGGCCGTCGCAAATTTCAGGGCGTCATCGGAAACGTCGGTGGCCGTCACCGAACACTGCGGACGCTGCTTCGCCAGCGTGACAGCAATGCAGCCGGAACCGAATCCGATTTCCACGAGGCGCGACGGTTGATCAACGGGAATGTGTTCGAGACAAACGTCGATCAGCGCTTCGGTCTCCGGACGCGGCACCAGAACACCCGGACCGACTGCGAAATCTCGGCCATAGAATTCCCTGTGTCCGGTGATATAGGCGAGCGGTTCCCGCTTCGCTCGCCGCTGAACGAAGGATCTCATCCGGGAACGTTCGTCGTCTGTCAGCGGGGATTCGAAGTCGGTGTACAGCCGAATTCGCTGGCAATTGCGAGCACAGGCCAGCAGCAGTTCCGCTTCCAGGCGAGCCGACTCGATTCCCTTCTGCTTCAGAAAATCGGTGGTCCAGCCCAGAATTCGCCTGACGGTCCAGACGTCGTCATTCTGGCTGGCGGTGGAATTCATCGGCGAAATCGGCAGCGGGAACAGGAGAAAGCAAAAGGACTCCGACCGCGTTTTAGCAGATTCCTTCGGCCAGGGAACGACGGGTTTCCAGCGGACTTCGGACAGGCGGCGTCGTTCGGTGATGTACCGGTCGCTGCAAAGGTCGCTACATTGCCGCGGCATGAAACAATTCAACACGACAGGTTGCTACGACCATCCCCGATACTGGGATCTGGCGTTCGACGACGAAACCACGGGCGAAGCCGACTTCATCGAAGCGGCCGCGCGGAAGTACTGCCCGTTTCCCCTGCGACGAATTCTGGAACCCGGCTGCGGCGGCGGGCGGCTGCTGGCGGAGATGGCTTTGCGGGGCTACGAAGTCATCGGCTGCGACGTGTCTGCGGCGGCCGTCGAATACTGCCGGACTCGATTGCCGGAGACGCAGCCATCGTGCCGCGTCGAAGTGGCGGACATGCTGGAATTTCGCAGCCCGGAACCGGTCGACGTCGCGTGCTGTTTCGTGAACACCTTTCGCCATCTGCTGACGGAAACGGATGCCGTCCGTCATCTGAACAGTGTTGCCGATTCGCTGCGAGCGGGCGGCCTGTACCTGATCGGCATGCATCTGCTGCCGCCCGACGCCGACGAAGAGGACGAAGAAGAATGGACGGCGGAAGCCGACGGCGTGCGCATCGACATGCGCCTTCAGGTGACGTCCTGCAGCCGGCTGACTCGACTGGAAACTCTGCGGTTTGAAATGCAGATCAATGACAACGGCGCCAGACATGTCGTCACGTCCGAATATCCGATGAGAATCTACCGTGCCGATCAGTTTCAGTCGCTGTTGAGTAAAGTACCGAGATTCCGACTGCTTGACGTCTATGATTTCTGGTACGACATCGAAGACCCGCTGCAGCTTTCGGACGAATTGGGCGACACGGTTGTCGTGCTTCAAAAGCTGGACGCCGCGGCGGAATCAACGTTGTGACGAACCTGGCGGACAGGGATCCAGGGGGGGGCAGCTTCGTCAGGCTTGCCGAGCGTTTTGTCGCATCGGTATGCTGCCTTCAAGAAGCCCGCCTTCCGCCGAAACACAATCGGTGCCTGCCTGACCTTCCTGCCACCGCTTCCGGGACTCCCATGTTCGACAATCGTCGCCAATGCATCGTGCGCCGTGGTCTGCTTGTTCTGGCGATGGCTGCCATCGCGCCGGCGATTCATGTTGTTGCCGACACGGAGAGCGACTTCGAAGCGATCGGTGTCAGCTATCGCGACGTCCAGCGGCCGCTTCTGCGGCAGTTTTGCCTGGACTGCCATTCGACGGCGGATGTCCAGGGCGAACTGGATCTGGAACAGTTTGCATCGCTGCAGGAAGTGCGGACGCGGCCGGCGGTCTGGCAAAAAGTCGCGGAAATGCTGGACAACGGCGAGATGCCTCCGAAGGACGCCGACCAGCCCACGCCGTCGCAGCGTCAGGAACTGCGTGAATGGGTTCGCCGCTATCTGGACGCCGAAGCTCTGGCGAACGCGGGCGACCCAGGGCCGGTCGTTCTTCG
Protein-coding sequences here:
- a CDS encoding DUF1326 domain-containing protein, whose product is MIRTSFFATLTAMLLASSAFAASPLKGTYVEARTCQVYTGPCFANGEVGSTGKDAIMTWNVTEGEFEGVDLTGMSVAVIVKTSETLGFKGFKNAKTIRAVLIVDETASTEQAAALTAFAKKQTSLNDEQIEESQSAGFESEFDRGTLNATVTVGEFAHLKARKARPGDCICSNESAYYPPLTKLEGFVPGVTIDGDVTARKLGTRWSIPDTRTAYLGTFRVNPEEAQVAQK
- a CDS encoding NTP transferase domain-containing protein: MTDTVGDRFPPRNGVSTGEFASAAMKIPDCYAIVPAAGFSRRMAGRHKLLLPWDDCLVIDHVLRAWTNSRVRRVVVVVRRDDSELRDACGRWPVDVVQPPFDPPDMKASVRHAIGHILAAYQPQPADRWLMAPADIPTLSTDVIDHVIAASGATDAVVIPRFGHRSGHPASFPWKLASAVDTIPDDQGIKWLADNHAAEWLDLPAAERPEDIDTPDDYARLKRNRGKRMDDIPDTP
- the ftsH gene encoding ATP-dependent zinc metalloprotease FtsH encodes the protein MSDRPGKAPRKPPTPGKDPRKERNQSNAFWYLLVLGVIGLVTFSTLSRGNRGEKMELSEFRRQVRSGEQNKGNVHELTIGPTEMSWQNKPADEVKEHGTAGLKRHYVGMWGMGDESIRDLERLLEENEIQYTGAVTPSPWTEALPMLMMIVLMIVLFFFLMRRLGGTGSAMSFGRSRGRLYAQEDVNVTFEDVAGIDEAVEELKEVVEFLKTPQKYQALGGRIPRGVLLVGPPGTGKTMLAKAVAGEAGVPFFGLSGSDFVEMYVGVGAARVRDMFQQALQRSPSIIFIDELDALGKVRGSGAPGGHDEREQTLNALLVEMDGFGTDQSVIVMGATNRPETLDPALMRPGRFDRHVLVDRPDIKGREAILKVHSQRIKMSDDVDMARLAKLTPGFVGADLANLVNEAALLSARRGDKRVTMKAFEDGIERVMAGLEKTSRIIIDEVKKRVACHESGHALVAASLPNTDPVHKISIIPRGMGALGYMLQLPEDERDLLTQSELNCRIAVLLGGIAAEQIVYSETSTGAQNDLQRATDMARRMVTEFGMSPRMGRMFYSESQRSPFLTGSGTLVRESVHSEETLREIDLEVKRLVDEAYRTAYETLTSQRATLDDLSSVLFERETMTAEQMHKIIDAHHVGPKIVPGTSAALLDSPDEPRDSGTTESDEFAASPGRDIADGTSAS
- a CDS encoding L-lactate permease → MLYAVLAALPILVVAVFLVGLKWPASRVMPLSLLTAVVLALTVWQVPGLQVLAFGVKGGQIAVDLLYIIFGAILLLNTLQQSGAIDTIRAGFHQISPDRRVQAIIVAWLFGSFIEGAAGFGTPAAVAVPLMVALGFPPLAAVVSGVIIQSTPVSFGALGTPILLGMATGLNIREGFGDDSVIQQAALAAGLLSDDSQTAAVLLQRIAIRVAVLHAIIGTLIPLILVSVLTRFYGAERSFRTGLRCWKFALFAAFAMTIPSVTTAILLGPEFPSLFGGLIGLTIVASAARRGWLVPTGDPWQFPDETAWPAEWSSPEMHMASASKPQRRMGLPMAWAPYLLLAVLLVAFRLPQLPINHWVNNDPAVTLEIKNLWGTDATLSLKPLALPGTVFLLVVAATFFLHGMDHRQMKDAVIQSLRTTAKASVALIFTVPMVQIFLNSGSGAEGALPKMPLVLANEVASLAGGMWPLFSSFAGGMGAFIAGSNTVSNMMLSSFQFGVGQKISVDPFWIVALQAVGGAAGNIICVHNVVAASAVVGLVGREGQIIRRTFPVFVYYAGFAGILGMLIVNLS
- the murA gene encoding UDP-N-acetylglucosamine 1-carboxyvinyltransferase, which encodes MEMFVVHGRTRLSGRIGVEGAKNAALPIMAACVAIRGEVVLDNVPRLVDIDTMSRLLKSLGTTVASSGDGTLTIDASPAHGTLAKYDLVRRMRAGVCVLGPLLSRFGTACVSLPGGCNIGHRPIDLHLKGLAALGADIRLERGYVIAEADHLRGTDIDLCGPFGSTVTGTCNVMTAAATASGHTVIRSAAREPEVTDLADFLNRAGADIRGAGTETIEVRGVESLHATSHSIIPDRIEAATLAVAAAITRGDVTIESAPVSHMTSVLDWLKSAGVDVAASASQLRVSANDALSPVDVVAEPYPGIPTDVQAQLMALLSTVPGRSCVTDRIFTDRFMHASELIRMGAQIQRESSSAVISGVPRLSAASVMASDLRASAALVLAALAAEGTSQIRRIYHLDRGYQQLDVKLNALGASIVRRDDSPAASDQTSPAIAAPHFVSEHVKRYF